From a region of the Primulina eburnea isolate SZY01 chromosome 7, ASM2296580v1, whole genome shotgun sequence genome:
- the LOC140836702 gene encoding protein PLASTID TRANSCRIPTIONALLY ACTIVE 12, chloroplastic isoform X1, protein MFILSFPSFLWHQDQLTSQDTCPRAFQYEDMASVSWFYQDGGLRSMVSVEGAVTKKSFNDNLKILSSPAPASAWKFRVGTSSPLNKPLLLPSIKCENTDKEDSFIQVSVERFPYHSYMDSTSGQLEPASGARASIPREDLWPEGTSSQVRADRAPEPKGVSTGKPSFGKKPGSRRKKYKSSAAATKSSELSVVPNDPVETESLEDSPDEPKDLLSEFVVYQTEPEEEELTGYELDKKIGNPHPFIDPKTEKPIEEPLSNEELWWNWRKPEKEQWSRWQRRRPDVETVFLKAMAETGQIKLYGDEPTLTECSLFRARRHIYKEERLQEEQEKLERVGPIAYYSEWVKGWKRDTTREAVQKHFEETGEDENEQLIEMLSHQTDREFRIMMGTDIRIRRDPLAMRMREDQIKQIWGGDPVYPTINYIQDPDEVIDFRGPEFHEPTPDMLDYLKEHGKIITREELEKILAGEKREEVEQMADMDEAMARAVDIGENDDEGEEGEDEGEDAGDEKVTRNWSILKSNVELRKSKGKPKKDSSMSLDEAIDDSENLTDFLLDFEEE, encoded by the exons ATGTTTATCCTCtcttttccttcttttctttgGCACCAAGATCAGCTCACTTCACAGGACACTTGTCCACGGGCATTTCAGTACGAGGACATGGCTTCTGTTTCGTGGTTTTATCAAG ATGGAGGATTGAGAAGTATGGTTTCAGTGGAAGGGGCTGTCACCAAGAAGTCCTTCAACGATAATTTGAAG ATACTATCATCTCCTGCTCCTGCATCAGCTTGGAAGTTTAGAGTTGGCACCAGCAGTCCACTTAATAAACCATTGTTACTTCCTTCTATAAAGTGTGAGAATACCGATAAGGAAGACTCTTTTATTCAAGTATCAGTCGAACGTTTCCCTTATCACAGCTATATGGACTCCACATCTGGACAACTTGAGCCAGCTTCGGGTGCTCGTGCAAGTATTCCCAGGGAAGATTTATGGCCAGAAGGCACATCCAGCCAAGTAAGGGCGGACAGGGCTCCTGAACCAAAAGGTGTCTCTACTGGGAAACCCTCCTTCGGAAAAAAACCTGGAAGTAGAAggaaaaagtacaagtcttcAGCAGCTGCTACGAAGTCTTCAGAATTGAGCGTGGTTCCAAATGATCCTGTCGAAACTGAGTCTTTGGAGGATTCACCTGATGAACCTAAAGATCTCTTGTCTGAGTTTGTTGTTTATCAGACAGAACCTGAGGAAGAAGAGTTGACCGGATATGAACTGGACAAGAAAATTGGGAATCCACATCCCTTTATCGATCCAAAAACTGAGAAACCAATAGAAGAGCCACTTTCAAATGAAGAACTGTGGTGGAACTGGAGAAAACCCGAAAAAGAACAGTGGTCTAGATGGCAGAGGAGACGCCCAGACGTTGAGACG GTATTTCTCAAAGCTATGGCAGAAACTGGACAAATAAAGCTTTACGGAGACGAGCCAACACTTACTGAGTGTTCTCTTTTTAGAGCTAGACGACACATTTATAAAGAAGAGAG GCTTCAGGAAGAACAAGAAAAATTGGAAAGAGTTGGCCCCATTGCATACTACTCAGAGTGGGTTAAAGGCTGGAAAAGAGACACTACACGGGAAGCAGTTCAAAAGCATTTTGAAGAAACCGGTGAAGATGAAAATGAGCAGCTTATTGAGATGTTATCACACCAAACTGACAGGGAATTTCGCATCATGATGGGTACTGATATCCGTATTCGTCGGGATCCGTTAGCAATGAGAATGAGAGAGGACCAAATAAAGCAAA TATGGGGTGGAGATCCTGTTTACCCAACTATAAACTATATTCAGGATCCAGATGAGGTGATTgattttagaggtccagagtTTCACGAACCAACTCCAGACATGCTCGATTATCTGAAAGAG CATGGCAAAATAATAACTAGAGAAGAGTTGGAGAAAATCCTGGCTGGAGAGAAAAGGGAAGAAGTTGAG CAGATGGCAGATATGGATGAAGCAATGGCACGAGCTGTTGATATAGGCGAAAATGAT GATGAAGGAGAAGAAGGTGAGGATGAAGGAGAGGATGCCGGGGATGAGAAAGTTACACGCAATTGGAGCATTTTAAAAAGTAATGTAGAGCTGCGGAAGTCGAAG GGtaaacctaaaaaggacagtAGCATGTCTTTGGATGAAGCTATAGACGATTCAGAAAACTTAACAGACTTTCTTTTAGACTTTGAAGAAGAATAG
- the LOC140836702 gene encoding protein PLASTID TRANSCRIPTIONALLY ACTIVE 12, chloroplastic isoform X2 produces the protein MFILSFPSFLWHQDQLTSQDTCPRAFQYEDMASVSWFYQDGGLRSMVSVEGAVTKKSFNDNLKILSSPAPASAWKFRVGTSSPLNKPLLLPSIKCENTDKEDSFIQVSVERFPYHSYMDSTSGQLEPASGARASIPREDLWPEGTSSQVRADRAPEPKGVSTGKPSFGKKPGSRRKKYKSSAAATKSSELSVVPNDPVETESLEDSPDEPKDLLSEFVVYQTEPEEEELTGYELDKKIGNPHPFIDPKTEKPIEEPLSNEELWWNWRKPEKEQWSRWQRRRPDVETVFLKAMAETGQIKLYGDEPTLTECSLFRARRHIYKEERLQEEQEKLERVGPIAYYSEWVKGWKRDTTREAVQKHFEETGEDENEQLIEMLSHQTDREFRIMMGTDIRIRRDPLAMRMREDQIKQIWGGDPVYPTINYIQDPDEVIDFRGPEFHEPTPDMLDYLKEHGKIITREELEKILAGEKREEVEMADMDEAMARAVDIGENDDEGEEGEDEGEDAGDEKVTRNWSILKSNVELRKSKGKPKKDSSMSLDEAIDDSENLTDFLLDFEEE, from the exons ATGTTTATCCTCtcttttccttcttttctttgGCACCAAGATCAGCTCACTTCACAGGACACTTGTCCACGGGCATTTCAGTACGAGGACATGGCTTCTGTTTCGTGGTTTTATCAAG ATGGAGGATTGAGAAGTATGGTTTCAGTGGAAGGGGCTGTCACCAAGAAGTCCTTCAACGATAATTTGAAG ATACTATCATCTCCTGCTCCTGCATCAGCTTGGAAGTTTAGAGTTGGCACCAGCAGTCCACTTAATAAACCATTGTTACTTCCTTCTATAAAGTGTGAGAATACCGATAAGGAAGACTCTTTTATTCAAGTATCAGTCGAACGTTTCCCTTATCACAGCTATATGGACTCCACATCTGGACAACTTGAGCCAGCTTCGGGTGCTCGTGCAAGTATTCCCAGGGAAGATTTATGGCCAGAAGGCACATCCAGCCAAGTAAGGGCGGACAGGGCTCCTGAACCAAAAGGTGTCTCTACTGGGAAACCCTCCTTCGGAAAAAAACCTGGAAGTAGAAggaaaaagtacaagtcttcAGCAGCTGCTACGAAGTCTTCAGAATTGAGCGTGGTTCCAAATGATCCTGTCGAAACTGAGTCTTTGGAGGATTCACCTGATGAACCTAAAGATCTCTTGTCTGAGTTTGTTGTTTATCAGACAGAACCTGAGGAAGAAGAGTTGACCGGATATGAACTGGACAAGAAAATTGGGAATCCACATCCCTTTATCGATCCAAAAACTGAGAAACCAATAGAAGAGCCACTTTCAAATGAAGAACTGTGGTGGAACTGGAGAAAACCCGAAAAAGAACAGTGGTCTAGATGGCAGAGGAGACGCCCAGACGTTGAGACG GTATTTCTCAAAGCTATGGCAGAAACTGGACAAATAAAGCTTTACGGAGACGAGCCAACACTTACTGAGTGTTCTCTTTTTAGAGCTAGACGACACATTTATAAAGAAGAGAG GCTTCAGGAAGAACAAGAAAAATTGGAAAGAGTTGGCCCCATTGCATACTACTCAGAGTGGGTTAAAGGCTGGAAAAGAGACACTACACGGGAAGCAGTTCAAAAGCATTTTGAAGAAACCGGTGAAGATGAAAATGAGCAGCTTATTGAGATGTTATCACACCAAACTGACAGGGAATTTCGCATCATGATGGGTACTGATATCCGTATTCGTCGGGATCCGTTAGCAATGAGAATGAGAGAGGACCAAATAAAGCAAA TATGGGGTGGAGATCCTGTTTACCCAACTATAAACTATATTCAGGATCCAGATGAGGTGATTgattttagaggtccagagtTTCACGAACCAACTCCAGACATGCTCGATTATCTGAAAGAG CATGGCAAAATAATAACTAGAGAAGAGTTGGAGAAAATCCTGGCTGGAGAGAAAAGGGAAGAAGTTGAG ATGGCAGATATGGATGAAGCAATGGCACGAGCTGTTGATATAGGCGAAAATGAT GATGAAGGAGAAGAAGGTGAGGATGAAGGAGAGGATGCCGGGGATGAGAAAGTTACACGCAATTGGAGCATTTTAAAAAGTAATGTAGAGCTGCGGAAGTCGAAG GGtaaacctaaaaaggacagtAGCATGTCTTTGGATGAAGCTATAGACGATTCAGAAAACTTAACAGACTTTCTTTTAGACTTTGAAGAAGAATAG
- the LOC140836701 gene encoding F-box protein SKIP19-like, with the protein MGKKKFKIKRPQRKKKITAAVPSSPAPPWTELPTDVTANILQRLSCVELLESAQKVCTTWRSLCRDPAMWRVIDLSNIDDMSYDPEIICRHAVDRSLGQLLDINVEYFGTDDLLHYISKRSNQLRCLRLACCYNISGKGLSEAVKKMPQLEELHLFFMKSISAEDIEAIGLSCPILKSFTFNDRGYRFPLSEGNEYPTAIAKSMPALRHLRLFGNKMTNEGVEAILDGCSQLESLDLRQCFSVDLRGDLGSRCFQRLKELKYPCDSTSDYEWDAEIYDCEYDDDHFPSDFSDLYSLGDYEDYTDPFNDVYCNDEYYNDEYGFWFCNGG; encoded by the exons ATGGGCAAaaagaaattcaagatcaagAGGCCACAACGCAAGAAGAAGATTACGGCGGCTGTTCCCTCCTCACCAGCGCCTCCGTGGACGGAACTCCCTACAGATGTGACTGCGAATATCCTACAAAGGCTCAGCTGCGTAGAGTTACTTGAGAGTGCACAGAAAGTGTGTACCACATGGCGGAGTTTGTGCCGTGATCCAGCCATGTGGCGAGTGATTGACTTGTCTAATATAGACGACATGTCCTACGATCCGGAAATCATTTGCCGTCATGCGGTGGATCGTAGCCTCGGACAGCTGCTGGACATTAATGTTGAATATTTCGGTACCGATGACTTGCTTCACTACATATCCAAGAG ATCAAATCAGCTCAGATGTCTGAGGCTTGCATGCTGCTATAACATATCAGGCAAAGGTTTGAGTGAAGCAGTCAAAAAAATGCCACAGCTGGAAGAATTGCACCTCTTCTTTATGAAATCAATCAGCGCTGAAGACATTGAAGCCATAGGCCTTTCTTGCCCCATATTAAAATCATTTACCTTTAATGACCGTGGGTACAGATTTCCACTTTCGGAAGGTAATGAGTATCCAACGGCTATTGCAAAATCCATGCCCGCGTTGCGTCACCTTCGCCTTTTTGGAAATAAGATGACGAACGAGGGAGTGGAAGCCATTCTTGATGGTTGTTCGCAACTTGAATCACTTGACCTCCGGCAATGCTTCAGTGTTGATCTGAGAGGGGATTTAGGCAGCAGGTGTTTTCAGCGGCTAAAAGAACTGAAATACCCTTGTGACTCTACTTCTGATTATGAATGGGATGCTGAGATTTATGACTGCGAATATGACGATGACCACTTTCCATCCGACTTTTCTGACCTTTACTCTCTTGGTGATTATGAGGACTACACTGACCCCTTCAATGATGTATACTGTAATGACGAATACTATAACGATGAGTATGGGTTTTGGTTCTGCAACGGTGGCTAA
- the LOC140836700 gene encoding protein kinase PINOID-like, with product MIDEYPERNFEELNCDQGVICSCKSSMSSDTTVSHCTSFSRLSFELPTSSPERQAAMKPHHSSDSLFQAIRLKTNLSFRDFSLVRQIGSGDIGRVYLCSLRGTADEERLFAMKVVDNDMLALKKKTHRAETERKILRLLDHPFLPTLYAEFEASHFSCVVMEYCGGGDLHSLRYKQPQKRFSLGSARFYAAEVLVALEYLHMLGIIYRDLKPENVLVRSDGHIMLTDFDLSLCSAAVPAVESPKFSSDAVSSPKTSRSPRLLTPFSCISNHFFRSKKIQTLEAPRLFVAEPVAARSCSFVGTHEYVSPEVASGTSHGNAVDWWAFGIFIYEMIYGRTPFAGATNEATLRNIIRKPLSFNPESPCSIDEHHARDLISGLLNKDPDKRIGSKRGSADVKTHPFFKGLNFALIRTVSPPGATGIQRQNKPTTLRRQKAPFNEF from the exons ATGATAGACGAGTACCCAGAGAGGAATTTCGAGGAGTTGAATTGTGATCAAGGGGTGATTTGCTCCTGCAAGAGCTCGATGAGCAGTGACACCACTGTAAGCCACTGCACGAGCTTCAGCCGGCTGTCGTTCGAGCTCCCGACTAGCTCTCCGGAGCGGCAGGCGGCGATGAAGCCGCACCACTCGTCGGACTCTTTGTTTCAAGCCATTCGATTGAAGACGAACCTGAGCTTCCGTGACTTCAGCTTGGTGAGACAGATCGGAAGCGGCGATATCGGTAGAGTTTATCTCTGCAGCCTCCGTGGCACCGCGGATGAGGAGCGACTCTTCGCCATGAAAGTGGTGGATAATGACATGTTGGCTTTGAAGAAGAAGACGCACAGAGCGGAGACTGAGAGGAAAATCTTGAGGCTACTGGATCACCCGTTTTTGCCAACCCTTTACGCGGAATTCGAAGCTTCGCATTTTTCCTGTGTTGTGATGGAGTACTGCGGCGGCGGCGATTTACATTCTCTTAGATATAAGCAGCCGCAGAAACGCTTCTCCCTCGGCTCAGCTCG GTTTTATGCAGCTGAGGTTCTGGTAGCTCTAGAGTACCTCCACATGTTGGGAATAATCTACAGAGATTTGAAGCCGGAAAACGTGTTAGTGAGATCCGACGGTCATATTATGCTCACCGACTTTGATCTATCCCTGTGCTCCGCCGCCGTTCCGGCCGTTGAATCTCCAAAATTTTCATCTGACGCGGTATCGTCTCCCAAAACCTCACGCAGCCCTCGTTTACTGACCCCATTCTCCTGCATTTCTAACCATTTTTTCCGCTCCAAGAAAATCCAAACTCTGGAGGCCCCCCGCCTTTTCGTGGCGGAACCCGTCGCGGCCCGGTCTTGTTCTTTCGTCGGAACCCACGAGTACGTGTCACCGGAGGTGGCTTCCGGTACGTCCCATGGCAACGCCGTCGACTGGTGGGCCTTCGGTATCTTCATCTACGAGATGATCTACGGAAGAACCCCATTCGCAGGCGCAACCAACGAAGCTACGCTGCGTAACATCATCAGAAAGCCTCTATCATTCAACCCCGAATCCCCATGCAGCATAGACGAGCACCACGCGCGGGACCTGATATCCGGGTTGCTGAACAAGGATCCGGATAAACGAATCGGGTCAAAGAGAGGTTCGGCCGATGTAAAAACCCACCCCTTCTTCAAAGGGTTGAATTTCGCCCTGATCCGGACGGTGTCGCCACCTGGAGCGACAGGAATTCAGAGGCAGAACAAACCGACGACGTTGCGTCGTCAAAAGGCGCCGTTCAACGAGTTCTGA
- the LOC140837382 gene encoding uncharacterized protein, with protein MKVLEGQLESRSSVRAAAKGCPFADIIVREPLPGNFKSAKIKDYDGNADPEEHLARFENMAMLHCYTDRIKCKVFLTTLVDSAQRWFEGLSPQSLHSFRDFQKVFLHHFSSSKKYKKTAFSLFEVKQSPEESLRAYIRRFNRVALDVPSCATETKTTAFTQGLREGEFFKSLTKKVPGDFEDLLSRAEKYINMEEAQKQKREAVRKERGDRVSKPEERGQKRGNSGHFSHNVPLKIAREREVQECSRDLAPDHQLARPEKKGFCALHKLGYHNIEDCKVLKGNYVVPSLPRPIINTQMSRVPPWTSRQPGSSSRGGGVRNNPRIEPGRRRGPEPEQRKKSPPVVGTIKMISGGSTDGDSNRARKSRSRRECLEVEGSRKSEAIISFGPEDLRGVNLPHNDALVIQARVANYDILRVFVDSGSSVNVIFKDAFEQMDLQGYHLETVETALFGFAGHVVYPEGDIILPLTLGSHDLKKTMMTSFTMVDSPSSYNIILGRPAMNELRAVASTYHQKIKFPVGARVGEVRGDQPSSRKCYVEAVRADQNRSKKEGKRAKIGETGGRIVEEGEIHFVAEEEQEAVEIGPGQQIRVARDLGTTTRVSLIKCLKTNIHVFAWSQQELTGISPFLSEHHLNILPGSHPVKQKKRHFGPEKDKVIAEQVKELLKAGHIREIQFPTWLSNVVLVPKSTGKWRMCVDFRDLNKACPKDHYPLPRIDQLVDSTSGYELLSFMDAYQGYHQIPLAKKDQDKASFVTSGGTFCYIVMPFGLKNAGATYQRLMDKVFEKQLGRNVEVYVDDILSKAREVTTFIDDLQETFATLMQHGIKLNPAKCIFGVKSGKFLGFMVTDRGIEVNPEKVKSVLCMPSPQSVKEVQKLTGRIASLSRFISRSAHRSYPFFQVLRKAKHFGWDDKCEQAFQELKAHLAELPVLVKPEPGERLFLYLSSTEHAVSSVLIKEEGSDQKPVYYVSHALKGPELRYTEVEKRLHWL; from the coding sequence ATGAAGGTCCTAGAAGGACAGCTGGAAAGTCGCAGCTCTGTCCGGGCCGCGGCAAAGGGATGTCCATTTGCCGATATCATTGTTCGGGAACCTCTTCCCGGAAACTTCAAGTCTGCCAAAATAAAAGATTATGATGGCAATGCGGACCCGGAGGAGCACTTAGCCAGATTCGAGAACATGGCCATGTTACACTGCTATACTGATAGAATCAAGTGCAAAGTGTTCTTGACAACTCTGGTGGATTCCGCTCAGAGGTGGTTTGAGGGTTTGTCCCCCCAAAGCTTGCATTCGTTCCGAGATTTCCAAAAGGTATTCCTACACCACTTTAGTAGTAGTAAGAAATACAAAAAGACCGCCTTCAGTCTTTTTGAGGTAAAGCAGAGCCCTGAGGAGAGTTTGCGGGCTTACATCAGAAGATTCAACAGAGTGGCTCTAGACGTCCCGTCTTGTGCCACCGAGACCAAGACTACTGCCTTCACCCAGGGTTTGAGAGAGGGTGAATTCTTCAAATCACTCACCAAAAAAGTGCCCGGGGATTTTGAGGATCTGTTATCTCGGGCAGAAAAGTACATAAATATGGAGGAAGCCCAGAAACAAAAGAGGGAAGCGGTGAGGAAAGAAAGAGGAGACCGGGTATCTAAGCCCGAGGAGAGGGGACAAAAGAGGGGCAATTCAGGGCATTTCTCTCATAATGTGCCTCTGAAGATTGCCCGAGAGAGGGAGGTGCAGGAATGCAGTAGGGATTTAGCCCCGGATCATCAACTGGCCCGGCCGGAGAAAAAGGGATTTTGTGCGCTTCACAAGCTAGGCTATCATAACATTGAGGATTGCAAAGTCCTGAAGGGAAATTATGTTGTGCCTTCCCTCCCAAGGCCCATTATCAATACCCAGATGTCTAGGGTGCCGCCATGGACGTCCAGGCAGCCCGGATCTAGTTCCCGGGGAGGGGGTGTGAGAAACAATCCTAGAATCGAACCCGGAAGGAGGAGGGGGCCTGAACCCGAGCAAAGAAAGAAGTCACCCCCGGTTGTAGGGACAATTAAAATGATATCCGGAGGCTCTACTGATGGAGACTCCAATCGAGCGAGGAAGTCAAGGAGTAGGAGAGAGTGTTTGGAGGTGGAAGGATCGAGGAAGAGTGAGGCAATCATCAGTTTCGGCCCGGAGGACCTAAGAGGGGTGAATCTACCCCACAACGATGCCTTGGTGATCCAAGCCCGAGTGGCGAACTATGACATTCTGCGGGTCTTCGTGGACTCAGGCAGTTCTGTGAATGTAATTTTCAAAGATGCTTTTGAGCAGATGGATTTACAGGGCTATCACCTGGAAACAGTGGAAACTGCTCTTTTTGGCTTCGCCGGGCACGTGGTTTATCCGGAAGGGGATATTATTTTACCTCTGACCTTGGGCTCTCACGATCTCAAGAAAACAATGATGACTTCCTTCACTATGGTGGACTCCCCCTCATCGTATAACATCATCCTTGGGAGGCCGGCGATGAATGAGTTAAGGGCTGTAGCGTCTACCTACcaccagaaaataaaatttcctgTGGGAGCAAGGGTAGGAGAAGTCCGGGGAGATCAACCCTCTTCTAGAAAGTGTTATGTGGAAGCGGTCCGAGCGGATCAGAACAGATCTAAGAAGGAGGGGAAGAGGGCTAAGATAGGTGAGACAGGAGGGAGGATAGTGGAGGAAGGGGAGATACACTTTGTGGccgaggaagagcaggaggcggTGGAGATTGGGCCAGGACAGCAGATCCGGGTGGCTCGGGATCTCGGCACGACCACCCGGGTaagtttaattaaatgtttaaaaactaacattCATGTGTTTGCCTGGTCCCAGCAGGAGCTTACGGGGATTTCCCCCTTTTTATCGGAGCATCATTTAAACATCCTCCCGGGGTCTCACCCTGTGAAGCAGAAAAAGAGGCACTTTGGTCCTGAAAAGGACAAAGTCATAGCAGAACAAGTCAAGGAGCTCCTGAAGGCGGGGCATATTAGGGAAATTCAATTCCCTACTTGGCTTTCCAATGTGGTTTTAGTACCTAAATCCACTGGCAAATGGCGCATGTGCGTAGATTTCCGCGATCTAAACAAAGCGTGCCCCAAAGATCATTATCCGCTGCCCCGGATTGACCAGTTGGTAGATTCTACCTCGGGCTATGAGCTGTTGAGCTTTATGGATGCATACCAGGGGTATCATCAGATTCCCTTGGCCAAAAAAGATCAAGATAAAGCTAGTTTTGTCACTtcgggaggtacattttgttataTTGTAATGCCTTTCGGGTTGAAGAATGCAGGGGCCACTTATCAGCGTCTTATGGACAAAGTATTCGAGAAACAGCTGGGGCGGAACGTGGAggtctatgtggatgatatctTAAGCAAGGCCCGGGAGGTCACTACTTTTATTGATGATTTACAGGAAACTTTTGCCACCCTCATGCAACATGGGATCAAGCTTAACCCGGCTAAATGTATTTTTGGCGTAAAGAGTGGCAAATTTCTGGGATTCATGGTAACAGATCGGGGAATTGAGGTAAACCCGGAGAAGGTAAAATCTGTCTTGTGTATGCCCTCTCCCCAGTCTGTAAAAGAGGTGCAAAAGCTGACGGGAAGGATTGCTTCCCTTTCTCGGTTTATATCCCGATCAGCACACAgaagttatcctttctttcaagtCTTGAGAAAGGCCAAGCACTTCGGATGGGACGATAAATGTGAACAAGCCTTCCAGGAATTGAAAGCTCATCTTGCAGAGCTCCCGGTGTTAGTAAAGCCCGAGCCCGGGGAGCGATTATTCCTGTATTTATCCTCTACAGAACATGCTGTCAGTTCAGTGTTAATCAAAGAAGAAGGCTCTGATCAGAAGCCTGTCTATTATGTCAGCCACGCTCTAAAAGGGCCCGAGCTCCGATATACAGAGGTGGAGAAAAGATTGCATTGGCTTTGA